aagtTCGTATCTTAGGCCTATCGCAATGTTGGTCTCTTAGTACAATATTTTAGACATTTTGCTGACGTGCCATGCTAGTTAATGAAGAAATAGAGGAGGGTTGTCTTTTGTTGGAGATACTACTCTTACACGTAGACATAGGCAAAGACATTGATTCCTCCAATCAAATGCAAACACAACTActaaattaattaatgcaGCCTTGTTTAGAGACAACTAAGGTAccacctccgttccataattcttgtcgaaatattaaatgtaaCTAGACAgtttttaggaataaatacatctatgtttgagcaaatttgagacaaaaattatgaaacggagaagTACAATGCAATATAGAGTTATTTAAGATAGACAATGCACCGGGAGAGGCCTGACGCAAGCGCCGGTCTCGTCAGGGGAACGAACACATTTCTAATTACTGCACCACCAAATCCCTTACCCTCTTTCGTCTGGACGCCATTCTTGCTCGCGGCGTTGCTCTGTCGCCTTTGAACTTGACCGTCCGAGATTGCCGCTGTCGCCCCACCCATGACGGCACGGATGGAGCTCGCCCTCCGCCGGAGAGCATCCATCGAAGTTGCCCGTCTCGACCGCTGCCCAGGCCGTAGCCGCACCATCCCGGCTGATCTCGGATGACGATGCAGTTGAGCACAGTTCCCGAGTCTTTCATTTGCCCCTGGGTACAGCCTAACGCGAGGTAAAAGTGATACCCAACCAAGGTTTCTGTTATTCCCGATCTGAAATTAATACCCATGCTTCAAATCCTCAAAAATCCATCCATTTGATCGACCCTTCTAACAAATCAACTTAAAAAATCGGTTTGTTGCCTTCCTACGGCCTCAGTTTTGCCTTCCCTTCATTGATTTTTTTGTCCCAGAAGAGGAcgtggtggaaagagatggCAAGAGTTAGGAGGGCGTTCGATGTCAGCAAAGGGGATCAGCCGCTCGTGCTCGACATGCATCTCTGACGGACTGGACTCCGTAGGTGTTCTGTTTTGTTGTTTGCGTGTCCTTGTACTGGGGTTGCCGGGTTGGCATGATTGATTGGCGCGGATGAAATAGAAAAGGCATCGGgctaataaaaaaaactccagtTTCAACGCTGCCCCTCACAAAGTGCATGCTTGGCTACGCGACAGGGACCCAGCGGTAAAAGTGTTACTAGTAAGGGGAGGAATATTTAAAGCGGTCGGATTTTAGATAACTGaccgaggtgggactaaacctGGCCTCCTTCGCTGGGTCGCGCGCAGTAGCCTTGGGCCGCACCCGAATTTGCGGCAAAAATAGGCCCGTTTGGTTGCCTGGGCCGCGTCCGCACGTTGCACGCGAGCCTGCATCCAGAAAACGAAGGGATGGGCCGTTTCTTAGCTGCAACATCGATTCGTTTGTCTCCGCCGCATCGATCTCTCGCTCCGATCTTCTTCGTCTCATCCGTCGGCCGCTCGCAAATCGCGTCCTCCTGCTCTACCGGCGGGCGCTGCTCTTTCTCACCGCCGGTCCCGGCCGTTCCTCCACTGCCCGCCGGCCTCTGCCGTCCGCcgctcctccccttcctcctcttcaagCGCTCGCCGGCGTCCTCAAATCCCTGGGCCGCCGCAGCCATTGATTCGACCGGTTCcggctccgacgacgacggctgTGCGGCGTCCCGTCCGGTGTGGGCTGTGCGACGTCCGCCGTCGGAATAGTGTGCCGTCTCGGCACGCCTCCGCGTCCGAGAGACAAAGGCCAAGACCAAATGGCGGAGACGGAGAGGCTTGCGACCATCCCGGCAACCCCTCTCTCACCCTGGCTGGACGTGACACGTGATGTCGAGTCACTGGTGAATAGAAATTGCAAGTGTCAATGAAAGAAACGACAAGTGTCAGTGAAAGAAACGATTTTAGTTTTCGTTTTCATCTTGTCGCTGAACGCGGTTCTTCAAACTGATGCGATGCTCTAATTTGAAGTGTCACTGTAACTCTTTTTTGATGCCATAGCATGATGTGGTTGTCGATAATAACCCAAGTGCTAGTTGTTGTTCCTCGTAGATTTCTGAATGGTAGCTTCCAGTCCTTGGTCAGAGCCATCTCATTCTCCAACTTCTTCTGGTCCAAAACTCGTAAAAACCAACGGTGCAACATTGAAAATGAGGCAATCACCTCACCTCGACGCATAACTTATTAAATTGAACTAATCAGTATAGCTCATCATACTTACACAGAGAGGAACAGTTGCTATTGTTTTAGGTGTTCTGAAGTCTCGCATCCCGGTACATCGATCATGAACATAGCTTGTGCCGATAGTAACAGTATTACCGCGGCCATTCTGCCTGCGTACGCCAACGCCACCAGACCAGCTACCCCAATCATAAAGAAACGGTACGTACACCTTGGATCTTGGTCTCTTGGAGCACGCATCAAGAGCGACAGGAGTGAGACTGAAGTCACACAGCCTGCAGCAGCTACACTTTCATCTGTCAAAGCTTGCAACGGCAGGAAGGAAGGTTTTGGCCCGCAGCATGGCGGCTGGCGCCCATCATCAGCTCGTGATGTGCAAAACATACGCTGCATATATCGACAAATCATCATACTGCACGACGGCGCTATGAACAAAATGAGTAGCACACGGCCATGATGCATAGGTAGATGATGCAGCCATCGAGCTTCCGCTCACGAAAAGGGCAGAAGGAGGGAATCATGATCAATGATCATGAGTCGATCGCCCTTTGCGAGACCACCCTCTACCGCGTCCGACCCCGGAAATCCCGCGAGTAAAATCGGTCTAGTAAAAGACTGTTGCTTCTTCTGTTTTTAACGGACGCTTTGACAAACTAAAAACTTAGTCCCCAATACTGATCACTGGTTGTCGATGTGCAAGAGATCGAAGAAGTGAAGAGAAGCAGGGGTGCCGACGGTGCCGAGCGCCGGGCAAGCGAGACTCGGCGCTGTGCGTGTGCCGCATCTGACGAAGGACCCACTCAATAATCCATTCCGCACCCGTCCACATCCAAACTGAGGGACACTGTTGGCCCGTGTCGCGTCGAGACCCCTGCGCCCTTTGACGGCCCTGTCTCTGGCCCCAGCCCGTCACGGATCGGGACGACGAGAAACGAAGAGTCCGTCGCCTTTGACCGATCCACGCGGCGCAGGCCAGCTCCATCCGCTCCTCCTGGCCATGCCACGCACCACGCACCAGCCGTGCCGACGCCACAGTGTGACTGACTGACCGGCCGTGTGGGTGAGTGAAAAGACCGCAGCGAGAAGTGAACCCGACAATCGGCGCGCTTGGGTCTTCAACACTGACCCGGTTGTCCACTcctttttcgttttttttatatctctgccgccgcgcgccgatCGCCGATCCACCGATGATGATCTATCTATCCCCACCGAGTCCCATGCACCGACGCGCTTGCTTGCGTACCAACGGCCGGTGCCGCCTGCGCCCACCTCACCTACCCTCCCTCTTCCGCCGTTTGTCCCGATCGGCATCCGCTCGGTGAGAGTACTGGCACTACGTGGCCCTCATTTTGTCTTGACATGTTCCCCGGCGGGGACAACACCGTTGCGATCGTCCCGGTGTGCGGCCACCGGCTATGGAGAAAAAGATGTTGTTGTACATCGGTGCATGAAAGCTACGTACCGGTAACGGAGGAAAAGGAAATGGACGGCCTTCgctctcgatcgatcgtgtCGGTGGTCCGCGGCACATATCGGATTATTGGGcgcttttctttctttttgactGGCCACCTCCTCGAGCAGGAAACCAGAAAAGGAAACGAAAAGCCGCACACTCCGCTGAAGTACAGCTTTGTTCCCTCCCCATCCAtggccagcagcagctgatcacaaggctgctgctgccattggcttcctcctcccgtcCTGTGAAGTACCCGTCCGCACACGAGGCCTGGCCCACCGGTAAGTCGGACTGCGCgccatctctctcctctccgcCTCTCCGCTCAGGTCGTTCCAGCCCCCCAAGCCTCGCTTCGATCCCTGTGCCGAGGAGAGAAAAGCTGCTGCATCAGCTGCTCGGTTGGCTTTCCTTCTCCGCGACGCGTCCCTCTTGTCCCGTCAGCGTCACGCCGCCGGAGGCAAACCTACCGCCACTGACGCCACGGCCCAAGGTCCCCAAgagccccacctgtcatcgCCCACACCTCCCTTCACCTCCTTCCTCGCGGCGCGTGccgaggtggaggagggggttAGCTCTAGCTGCCGTTGCGTGCCAGCTACTACAACATCCTCTGCTGTGCTCCACGCGACCCTCGCTTTCCACGCCTGGAATCGAATCGAAGCACGGGTCGGCCAAAGCGACTACACACGGCCTCGTCGGCAACCCGAGCTCGCGCGGTAGGGAGGGAGGATGAGCGGTACGAGCCTGGCCAttgtggagaagaagccgccgttcggcggtgccggcggcgggggttgCGCTGGTGGAGTGCTGTTCCACCTCCTGGACTggcaccgccgcctcgcccgcaagcgccgcctcttctccccgcgccgcctcctcccctcctccatccgctcctccgcctcctctccaCGCAGGCTCCCGGCCCCGCCGCCTTCCAGTTCCACCaccccgccgcctcgccccgcGCTGAGAACGGGCAGCGAAGCCGAtggtgccggtgccgccgccgctccgggcGTCGTGGCGCGCCTCATGGGCCTCGACTCctggcccgccgccgcggcccagcccgcggcgccgccgaggccgcagAAGCAGCGGAAGGTGGATTCGGCAGCGGGGGACAATGAGCCGGCAGCAGTGGTGAGAATGTTGCCACCGAGCCGCCGTTCATCCGCGCCGGCATCCGCACACGCGCCGCGGAGCCACCACAGCGCCGACCTGCCGGCTCGGAGCCCGAGGCGGGGCAGCCGGCTCGTGcacgcggccgcggcgaggcTGCTGGACCCAGCCGCGCGGGGGAGCTCATCGAAGGCCAGCGCCCCCAGGCTGCAGGCCCTCGCGTACGCCTGCTCCTCCCCGCAGCACCGCCACTCCGGCGCCTACCAGCACCACAGCTGGGGCGGTACGCTCGACGACTTCTTGTCTCGCTCCGGTAGCCTGTCGTCGGAGCGTCccactcctcctccggcggatACAGGAGGACGGGGCAGTGCCGTTACTTCCCGCTGGCACGAGACGCACTCCATGAACGCCATGAGCAGCATTGCTGTTGAAGGATCAGTGGGGAGTGATACGGTGGTTCTGCCAAGAACAGATTTTGGTGATGCATACACAAGTTCAGGCACTTCTGATGTGGATGCAGTGCGCAGAGGTAATAGGGTAAGAATCGATGGAATGGGCAGTTGTGCTGGGGTTAGATCGCGCAATGCTGGCGCTAGAACAGAAGAGAGGCTGTTGCGCAGACGGGGAACCTTCTCGAGGCCAGATGTTTCTAGGAGTGTTGGCTCTGTGAACTTGGTTAGTTCGATGCGTCCGAGCGGCAATGCTCGTGAACTGGTATCTGGTAGTAGTAGGAGGGCAGCACATAGTTCTGGTCCAAGGAGGAGGGAGTTGACGAATTCGACCTATACGCAGAGAAGCAGTCACCGAGACGTGATCGATCGAAGTGGGTTGGCATCCACGAGTAGGAACACAAGTAATGCATCTGGGCCGAGGAGAGGATCACACAAGACGATGGACCGTGGTATATCTCGCGGCAACAGAGAAGATCGTAATGCAGTTGCAGTTGCAGTTGCATCTAGTTCATCAGTCAGGCCAGTATCCAGGGCTTCATCACATGGTAAAGTTTCAGAGAAGAGAGGTTTCCAATGTACCCAATTTGATACCAGTTGTGCAAGAATGCCGGTAGTAGATGCCACATGTTTGGAAGCTCAACCTTGTGTTGTTGATACATCTGAGAAAGAGGAATTTAGCAGATTGTTGAAAGCAAAAATCTATGAACTTGGCATGTCTGATAGGGTTGAGCCAAGTGAAGCTTGTTCCCGGAACTTGACTGCCTCAGTGCTTCAAGAGCTCATCTCTGCCCTTACTAATGACACAAACACCTCTGTGTCCCAAACTAGTGATCATTCTGATTCACCAGCTCACCTAAATAATGTGCAAACTGTATGCAATTCCAATGATCAATCGCCTGATTTTCAGCAGCGTTATCAGGTCAGTTTAGATGTTGCCTTGCTGCTTCATTATATCAACTGTTTATTAACTGTTATATATGCTTCAATAAATGTCGCTCTGATCAATATGTCTTTGATATTTTATATGTGTCTTCCCTTTCTGACTTGTTCAATAAATATGAACTTTTAGTGCTTATATGTAGCACTTTGTCTAATGGTAGACACTACTAACAAAGATTAGCAAGAAATCCATAGATGACGCATTTGTGAGTTTTGTTTACAAGATGTTATTGGTTGTTCCCAAGTATTTACTGAATTAAGGATATGTCAACTTTGGTGCTGATACCTGCAGAAGATGCTGAACtactattttttctttctgactATTGAAATTTGGATAACTTCTTTTGTTCTAGATCCAGGATGACCAAGAGGCTGATTCTTCCGCTACATGCATGAACGATGAGCCCAATCAACCAAGTCCAACATCAGTCCTGGAAGCATGCTTCTCAAATGATGCTTCCTCCTTAGGAAGTCCAACTGAAAAGACCGGTAAATTTTTTATCACCTTGATGCTGAGCTAGAAATTAATCCTTTCGCTTTATTAATTTACTCAGCTTCTGTTGCTGAACTGAAGTAAATAAATATGTCGATAAAACCACGAATGAAAAgttatgttttgtataaaaTGCATTGGCCCCAAAATTGATAGCTTTCGTGCACTCCTTGATGCTTGGTACGATTTGAAGGTCATGTGTGCAAATGTGTAGGAAAAGCAACAGTAGATTGTGTTCGTGTATCACTAATATTTTGCTAGAATAAGATGGTGTTCTGTCACATTTGACATTTGGATGTTTTATAAGTATAGTGAGATGTTTGCAGCTCAAACCAGTTATTTTCATAGGAAGCTTAAAACAATTCTAAGTTGCGCAATGAATTTGATTAGTAGGTTTTGGCGTGTGTAAGCTGTGTTTGTGCTTCGACTAAGTAGAGTATGAtggtatctttttttttgctcttttGCTTGCAGAGGGTAAAGAATTCTTGAGCTCAATTGAGAACAAAATGGAAGATCTCTTCAATTTAGAATCTGACATTGAAGATTTGGCCATGTCCGTGGACACAATGAAGACTGATGCTCATGGCAGTGGTGAAATATCATGTGATCAGACTTTTGCGGTGCATGATTTCGAGTTCTTAGAAGGCAGGCTCCACAGCATTGGAGAAGCTATTTCAAATGCTGAACTCCTTCTGGACAGTACCCTTTTCTGTACCACGCCACCAAGTCTATCACTCCATTATTTCATCATTGAAATGCTGGAAACTGTTGATGGCTTGTGTGGTGGATCGAAGAGCGTAGGTTTCACGGAAGAAAAGAAGTATCAACATACCAACTTCCTATTTGACTGCATTGTAGAGTCTCTGGATTCAAAGTTCAGCAATTTTGGCAAATGTGGATACAAGGCGTGGCTGAGATTGCCTCTCACTTTGAGCAAAGACCTATTGAAGGGGGAGATATCCGAAAAGGTCAGCAGCTGGAGGCAAACTAGCCAGATTTCTTCGAACCAAGCCGCCGAGAAAGAACTGGACCAAGTGGCTGCCAGGTGGGACGCGTGCCAAGTCGAAGCATTTGATATCAGCGTCGCGATTGAGGAGGACATACTTGAGGCGCTGGTTGATGAGTTTGCATTCGAACAATGGTGATGAAAAGGCTTCTGGTTCACAGGACATGATCACATATAAATAACACTCTTCGGATAGTCTGTAAGGAAATTTTTGTACAGTCTCATGTAGTAAGATCGAAGCAGTCCTGCCGGTTATTCGGTACCTTCTAACTGAAACGTGCTAAAGTGTCTGCACTTTTTTACCCTCTGAGACCTTTCTGCCATTTCACTGAATAATTGTAAGAACTTTGAAGGATTTTATACCCTAGTGTTGTAGACCGAAATTTCGTTTTTCTACTGATTCCTCCTGGAATTACTGAGTTTGTTTGTCTGTCGAAGGACACTTTGCCTTGTGTGATGATGGAAAAAGGGGATCTTTTGCTGGATCTATCAAGCAAGACTAGCTAATCCCTCGGAAAACATTCTCTTTATCTGGAACGCTTTTAACCTCTTTTTCGGCATGATTATGCCGTTGTGATTTGTGAACAAGCTCCCACTGAGCAATCTGGGATAGTTTATTGCTTCATTTCCTGGACTTGCTCTTGTTGTTAAGTAGGAGTAGCACAAACTCACCAGGAAACAGGCAAGAGCCAGAGAACAAAACAGTGCCAGTTCTCGAAGCAGAGCCGCGCATTCTCTGCATTAGGAAAAGAGCATTCGTTCCTCGATTGACTTGATGCGCACCTTGaaatgctctttttttttatcacattAAATAACGGTGAACTTTTTAGCACGGTTTGCTCTCTGCCACCGGCCGTTGCCGTTCCTTGGGATTTCGAAACAAACAGCCGAATTCGAATAGAGACGTGCTGCGTGATATCGCCAagcaaacaacaaaaacaagccGTAATTGTGGGCCAAAATTTGAACTCGATCGAAGATAAAATTAATCAGCACCACAGCGACCAACAGAGGAACAGTAAGGTGACAGTACGACGAGCGTGTAAATTCAGACATGAAGTCCATCAGTGGACAGAAcgacagcaacaacaacagagGAGATGCGATGGAGAGAGACCACGAAGCAGGGACGAATTTCAAGCGGGACAGAACTGCAGCTAAGATAGCTCGCGACGCCCATGGCGAGAGGAGTCAGGAGAGGTCTAGAGGAGGCGGTGGGTGAGAgagctctgctgctgctgctgctgaaggCGCATCTCCTCGTAGAACCGCTCGATGAACCTTTCCGCGCGGCCGTCCACCTCCTCGTCCCCATACTCCTCTTCCTcaatctcctcctcgtcgccgtcgccggcccaGCCCAGAGCCCGCGGGGATTCATGGGTccgtggcagcggcggcggcaggaggaagCCGTCGAGGCCCGCGCTTTCttctgctgcggcggcgccgcagAAGCAGAGGGAGGCGAGGATCATCCTGACCGTGCTGCCGGTCTTGCTGCGCTTCCTGATGGAGCGCCAGGTGGAGACGCCGGGCgggcgcgggaggaggagcggagAGGCGGAGGGGGAGAACTGGTACTCGCCGACGTAGGCGTAGTTGTagtggcggaggcggcggcggttggccCCCGGCCACGGCCGGTGCTTGCTGAAGAGCAGCAGGCTCTTCCTTGCCTTGGCCTTGGACAGCGGCAGCGCCAGGATGGCCATGGCCCTGCCCAGGATGGGcttcgaggaggaggagattgagGACGACCTCGGCATGGCTGGCttgccggccgcggcgaggtCTCGGGTGGTTTGGTTTCCCTCTCTTTCTCACATTCAAACGGGCGTGGTGGGATGGGATACTACAGTGGTCGGGGTGGCGGTTTGCTGTGGAGGAGTGTGGTGTTGgatgactgactgactgactgagtGGGTGCTGGTTTTATGGTGGTGCTGCAGCGGTCTGCGCCGCTTCGGGCTGCTGTGGACGTACAAATCTGCGTGTTTTTGCGACGGGTGTGTAAAGTAAAGCGCCTTTAAATTACCGGCGGAGCATTTACTACTAATTGCTATGCAGCGTACATAGCTACTACGGTCTTTTCGGTCCAGCGAGAAATCGATCTGATCTAAAGGCGACCGATCCACGTAGTAGGCCCAACTGAAACCAGCGTACGcgtacatttttttcctttcaaaatCTGTACGTGCCCGGTCGTATCAATACGCCTCCGGGGGAGAGTTGTACATTAACGAACCGCAACCAGATGCCAGAACCATGGGTCCTGGTTACGCGCGGCCATAGTTGGTCATCTCACTGGTGCGCGGCAGGCAGGAGCAGGACGCGCGCTCTCGGCCTCGGAGAACCGGAGATGGATGGAGCGTGGTGGACTCTCTTTTTCGCGTGGGGTCGTAGCTGGAAAGCGGCCGATCACCCAGGTCGGTGCTCTCCGTCTGAGCTGGCCATCGTGGTCGTGCAGTGGCCAGTGGGTGCCCGTGCCGTGTGCCCCTTTTCAAAACCAAGCTAGCCGTTGTTGCCCTTTGCCTTGCCGCCTCTCCTCCGCTTCTCCACGCAACGGGACCGAGACTGCCATCCCTTCTGACCTGACCTGAACCGACGCGCGCCATCATCTCCAGATCGCAGTACGAATTCGGGcgatgcacgcacgcacgcaacGGGGGTGGGTTTGGTTTGCTTAATTCCGGTCGCTCGATCCGCATTCACTTCCCGGGTCCATGGGCCATGTGGGCGGTTCGTTCGTTCGTATCCGCACTTTCACGTACGCTCGCTACTTGCTCGATCCAATTGACTTTTGCTTCCTCCTCTCGCACATCGGCCGAATTCGCCGTCAGGGGGGCTGCTACCTGTGCCGGAATCCGTATCGGGTCGCGACTAATGACTGACAGGCCGGTAGACGGTAGTCCCTGGTACTGCTGCATACCACGATGGCATATGTACGATGATAAGCtgttaatgttttttttatctggaTCTAAAATCCGTACGTGTCCCTTTGGTGGTTGTTCGTTCGAACAATGCGTGGTGTTCCCATCGTCGCCGGTCCGCATCGATCCTCTCACCAGCGACCGTGTCACACTGTCACTGTGTCAGCGACTCTAGGCGTCTAGACGGATAGCTAGTGCGCGCAGGGACGACAAGCACACAAGGGGGATGTTTTTCGTTTTTTCCTTGGAGAAATTCGAGGGATCGATCGCAACGTCGGTGTTTTTATACGTGTATGTTGATCTCTTGTTCGGCGGGCTCCATGTCTTCTTCCCGGCGGACGTCTTTGGTCAACCACGATGTTGCACGAACCATGTGCTGTCACCGGACACCGGCTTTCTAAAACGATCGACCCTCGTTCGTCGGTGTTTTTTATCCAAGTCCGACAGATGTTCCTTCTTCGCTGACTCGGGCAGCGACCGTGCCAAAGTTCTGAGTAACGGCACCGTGGCGTTGGGAGTAGGGCATGGTATATCGAGGGAATTGATCATTTATGCCTCTTTGCGCTTTGACCATTTGCCTCGCCCTATCTCATTTACAGGTGGTCTCATACCTCATGTGTAAATGACACAGGTTCAGACAAAATCATCAAAGTGAAGTAAAGTGGTGCAATAATCAATTATGCTACTtcctctctccgtccaacaaaagatgtttcaactttcactaaatttaaatgcatctatacactaagtcatatctaaatacatctaaattttgacaaattttagacatctttatcttttgttgaaAAGAGGAAATATATCAAAATTACAAAGAAGCCAAATgaaacatatactccctccgtcccatactaagtgacgaaatattacatttatctaaacgttttttggATAAAGATACactatatttagacaaatttgagttacttactactccctccgtgccatattaagtgactttctattaaatgtatctagacgctttttaaacatatatacatccatatttggcaattttgagtcacttaatatgggacggagggagtacgaaaCTGGGGAGTAATTGACACCTTTAAGTTAAGAACTTAAGATGACATGGCAGCTGTGGACTACTGTATTGTTTGTTCTTCTGACGATTGTCCTGAGGCAAGCAATGTAAATTCCCAGACTAACATTCGGAAGTGATTTTACGAgagtgacaaaaaaaaagtggaagCGAGGAGCACAAAGCCACAGGCCCAAAGGAAGAAAGATCTGGGCCGAGCTATCTACTTGGACCTTTCAGATTTAGATCGGCCTGGTCCGGTTATGGCCGTACCAGGCTGACATATTCATATGTTACGGCCGAGCCCGAACCACAATCCCGTTCTTgtgctaaaaaagaaaaagaaaaaacaaatcacaatCCGTTGCTGTGctaaaaaacaagaagaaaaaatcacaATCCGTTGGCGAGTGCTGACAAATCCTTATCcgtctaaaaaaacaaaaatccttATCCAACAATGCACACGTCGTTGCCAGCACGGCAAAAGAAACGCGAAAAACGGAAGAAGAATTCCAGCGAGAAATCCGAGCAGACCAGACGAGCTCTCTCATCCCCCCCTCGGGACTATCGGATCTCGCCAAGGAGCGAGTTATCTTGGCTGGcactcgtcttcctcctcctctccgccaTCCCTAGGCACGATCTACTCCAAGATAAGATACAATCCGATCGAGACCTCGCCGGAAATCGCACCACTCGAGGAGGGGCAGCTTCCTCTCGAAGGCACGGTACGTCGTCATCTTCATCCACTCCCCACTAGTCATCGGCAGTCAACGCATCGAGTTACGGCgacttttctctctttctatttgttcctttttttttaagggaaagTGTGAAtttctggtggtggtgtgCGATCGCAGGGTCAGCAGGTATAGCCGGGGCCTTCTCTTCTCCCCGTTAAGATGTTGCGGTGCGCCGTAAAGGGTGGCGTCGGGGTCGTCGGTGCGcggaggtcgtcgtcgtcgtcgccgccgggggccagcagcagcagcgtcgTGCGGATGCCGGACGGTCGCGGTTTTTGCTGCGGCATGAGGTCGCGGGCGGCGGatctcgccggcggcctcgAGCTGGGCAGGTCCGGCTCCACGGGGCTATTCCGGAGCCCGCGCTACGGACGAGTGCGCGCCACGGCCGCAGGTGCGTCGTCTCGTCCCGCGTCACTGATTGAGGGGGCAGAGTGCTTGCAGCGGATGTGTGCTTTTGCCGTTGGGGGCTGGTCTGGTACGGTGATTCGGGTTCTAGTGTCAGGTGGAAGGGATGCGGTCAGCTCTAACAACCAATTGACGCTAGATTCCGTGCGATGGTGTGAATATTAAGATGAGGAATGTGACGGGTGGTCATCTGGTCATGCATGTTGTACGGGCTAGCATTTTCGCTGTGAATTTCGTCGGGGGATTATTGGAAACAGGGATGCATTTGCACTGCCTACTAGTAGTACCAGGTATAATCGTCCTGGCTGGTGGTTGGCGCAGCGGACTTGAACATGCTTATTATCTGTCTCAGATTCAGCTTGGGAGGGGTCTTGATTTATGTGGATGTATCATGGTCCTTGAGTTGCAAATTACGTAGTAGTACACCCCTAAATGGTTCTGCCCGTAAGGAGCTGTTCCTGTTTTGCTCTGTACTATGCCACTGCAAAATTGTGCAGCTGTGTGCACTCAAATTATGGTTAGTTTGTATGACCATGACATTGTAccactggattttttttcctgtacGGTTTTCCTTTTTGGGTTACTGAATGGTAGTTGTTGCAGTTGTAAACATACATTTTGAGTGATCTACCAATTTTGTGAGAACCGTCAAGTAAGATGTTCTGACTTCTACGGACCGTTACTGAAAGGCAACTTTATGCATATGGGTGTATCATGGTCCTTGAGTTGCATAGTACACTCCTAATTATAC
The Brachypodium distachyon strain Bd21 chromosome 2, Brachypodium_distachyon_v3.0, whole genome shotgun sequence genome window above contains:
- the LOC100830318 gene encoding uncharacterized protein LOC100830318, whose product is MSGTSLAIVEKKPPFGGAGGGGCAGGVLFHLLDWHRRLARKRRLFSPRRLLPSSIRSSASSPRRLPAPPPSSSTTPPPRPALRTGSEADGAGAAAAPGVVARLMGLDSWPAAAAQPAAPPRPQKQRKVDSAAGDNEPAAVVRMLPPSRRSSAPASAHAPRSHHSADLPARSPRRGSRLVHAAAARLLDPAARGSSSKASAPRLQALAYACSSPQHRHSGAYQHHSWGGTLDDFLSRSGSLSSERPTPPPADTGGRGSAVTSRWHETHSMNAMSSIAVEGSVGSDTVVLPRTDFGDAYTSSGTSDVDAVRRGNRVRIDGMGSCAGVRSRNAGARTEERLLRRRGTFSRPDVSRSVGSVNLVSSMRPSGNARELVSGSSRRAAHSSGPRRRELTNSTYTQRSSHRDVIDRSGLASTSRNTSNASGPRRGSHKTMDRGISRGNREDRNAVAVAVASSSSVRPVSRASSHGKVSEKRGFQCTQFDTSCARMPVVDATCLEAQPCVVDTSEKEEFSRLLKAKIYELGMSDRVEPSEACSRNLTASVLQELISALTNDTNTSVSQTSDHSDSPAHLNNVQTVCNSNDQSPDFQQRYQIQDDQEADSSATCMNDEPNQPSPTSVLEACFSNDASSLGSPTEKTEGKEFLSSIENKMEDLFNLESDIEDLAMSVDTMKTDAHGSGEISCDQTFAVHDFEFLEGRLHSIGEAISNAELLLDSTLFCTTPPSLSLHYFIIEMLETVDGLCGGSKSVGFTEEKKYQHTNFLFDCIVESLDSKFSNFGKCGYKAWLRLPLTLSKDLLKGEISEKVSSWRQTSQISSNQAAEKELDQVAARWDACQVEAFDISVAIEEDILEALVDEFAFEQW
- the LOC100830711 gene encoding uncharacterized protein LOC100830711; the protein is MPRSSSISSSSKPILGRAMAILALPLSKAKARKSLLLFSKHRPWPGANRRRLRHYNYAYVGEYQFSPSASPLLLPRPPGVSTWRSIRKRSKTGSTVRMILASLCFCGAAAAEESAGLDGFLLPPPLPRTHESPRALGWAGDGDEEEIEEEEYGDEEVDGRAERFIERFYEEMRLQQQQQQSSLTHRLL